A segment of the Nitrospina gracilis 3/211 genome:
GGCAGCGGAGGTGGCATCCATCCTCGCCTTTGCGGCCATCAAAAACAACGACAAGGTCGGCCTTATCGTGTTCTCCGACCAGATCGAACACTTCATACGTCCCCAAAAAGGCCGTGCCCATATCTGGAACGTCATCCGCACCATCCTCACATTTGAGCCGGAGGGTCACCGGACGAATCTCAACCTGCCGCTCGAATACCTGCTGAGGGTACAGAAACGGAAATCCATCGCCTTTCTCATCTCCGATTTCCAGGCGGAGGATTACATGGACCGCCTCCGCCGGGCGCGGAAGAAGCACGACCTGGTCGCCATCAACATAATCGACCCGCGCGAAGTGGAGCTGCCAGACGCCGGCCTGGTTCAACTTGAAGACGCGGAAACCGGAGAATCGTTGTGGGTGGATACAAGCGACCCCGCTTTCCGCAAGCGGTATGCAGTGGAGAAAGAGTGCGAACGGAGGGAACTCCAGGCGGCTCTTCGCTCGGCGGGCCTGGATCATATTGAAATCCGCTCGGACCGGTCGCTGGTGAAACCAATCGTCCAGTTTTTTAAAATGAGAGAAAAAAAGCACTGAGGAAGCATGACCGATTTCAATGAACAAAACACACGTACCACCGGGGACAACCCCACCAGCCCCAAGCTGCCGCCACCCAATGCATCGAGTCAAACGGACCCCCCGGAAAAGGACACCGGTTCCGGCTTCCAGATTCCAACCGAAGGGGTGAGTGCGAAGCTAAAGACATTCGTCATCGGACTCACCGTAGTCACTTTCGTCGCGTTCGGAATTTTCACCGCCATGCTTTTCAAGAAGTCCATGTCATCCGAAGAGAAGGCCGCGGCCCAGGCCCCCTCCAATTCCACGCTTTGGAACACGCAGGCCTTGGCCGTCGCCGAAAAACTGCGGGACTCGGGTTTGTACGAACAGGCGGTCACCCAATACGAGGCGTACCTGGAAAATCCAAACCTCAACCTGGAAACGCGGTCGAACGTCGCCTACATAATGGGTGGGTTATATATGGAACTGGGCAATTGCGGGGAGGCACTGGTCTGGTTTTTTCATTCAGAGGCCGCGGTGAAAGACGCGCCGTGGTCTATAGATCGCAACAAGCGTATCGACGGCTGTCTGCATCAGTTGAAAGCGAACCCGTGAGTCATGTGGCAGCATGTATGCAACAATAAATTTGGAACCAAATTCCTGTGGCTGGGAATTGCGCTGCTCTTTTTAGCCGGGGAAACGTTCGCTCAAAATACTCAACTCCCTCCAGTCACCGCCAAATTGAAAATCGAACCGCAGAACGCCACCATTGGCGATACGGTCACCTACACGGTAACGGTGACGCACCCGCGGGAATTTCAAATCACGCCCCCCAATCCATTCCAGCATTTTGAAAAATTCGAGTTCCTTGACCAGGATGCGAAAACCAGGCAACGACCCGGCGGACCCGTTACCACGGAGTTTGTATTTAAGTTCCGGGCAATGGAAGTCGGCTACTACAACATTCCGGAAATTCCTGTCCGTTTCACCGGTCCCCCTCTGGCCGACCCGTCGCAAATGGCACCCGGCAAAATCCAGGTCCCCGCAGGGGTGGTGGAAGTGCGGTCGGTATTGTTCAAGGACGGTGACCCGAAAGACATTCGCGATATCAAGCCCATCGTTGGGGCGGGGCCTCCCTGGCGGCGTTATGCCCTCTACGCGCTTGCCGGCCTCGTTGGTTTGATGTTTCTGTACTTCATCGGACGCAAATTATTTACGAAGCGGGCTCCCCGGGAACGGAAACCGCAACCCGTGATCCGTGAACCCCATGAGGTCGCATTGGATGAACTGGACACGCTGGCCGGGAAACAATGGATCGAACAGGAGCGGTTCCGCGAACACCAATTTGAATTGTCGGAAATATTCCGCCGTTACCTGGGCGCACTGTATTCCGTACCGGCTCTGGACTGGACAACTGAGGAAATCGTGCAGAACCTGCTTTTCCGCAAAAATTTTCCCAGAGAACTGAGCCAACGGGCACTGGACATACTGCACCGTACCGACTGGGTCAAATTCGCCAATGTGGAAAGTGATGCTTCGACGTGCCTGGAAAATATTCAGGCGGTCAGGCAGTTTATAGAGGACACAAAACCGCGACGCGACCTGGGTTCCAGCCAGAAATCTCCAGCGGCCCCCATCTGACGTGCTATGACTTATTTCCAGTTTGCAAATCCGTGGCTGTTTCTTTTACTTCTGGCAATTCCATGGATGGTCTACCAGCATTACCGGAACCGCCCGGCGGCGTTCCCCTTTTCTTCCCTGAACACCCTGCGGCGCATCCTTCCCTCTCATGTTTCTTTCCTGGTGCAGTTGCCGTTGATTCTACGTTGCCTGGCGGTGACATTGATCGTCATCGCTCTTGCCCGCCCGCAGGAGGGGCGCAAAAGTACGGAGATTTTGACACACGGCGTGGATATCATGCTCGCGCTCGATACTTCAGCCAGCATGCAGGCGATGGACTTCAAAAAAAGGATCAACCGGTCGATCGCCTGACCATCGTGAAAGACGTGGTGAGCGAGTTCATTGACGGGCGGGAGTTTGACCGAATGGGTATGGTGGTATTCGGGAATGAGGCATTCACGCAGTGTCCGTTGACGCTGGACCACAACATACTGCAGGAGTTTTTAAGCCGGCTGGACATCGGTGTGGCGGGTGATTCCACCGCCATTGGCTCCGCGATTGCCATCGCGGTCAAACGGCTCAAGGACCTCGAATCCAAATCGAAAGTCATTATCCTGCTTACAGACGGACGAAACAACGCGGGAAGCATTCCACCCCGCCAGGCCGCCGAGATCGCCGCCACCTTCGGCATCAAGATTTACACTGTCGGTGTAGGCACCCACGGAAAAGTGCCGTTTGTGTTCGACGGAATTCTCGGCCGCCAACTGATCATGCAGGACGTTGAGATGGACGAGGAATCTCTGAAAGAAATCGCCGACATCACGAACGGCAAGTATTTCCGGGCCATGGACACCGACTCCCTCAAAAAGATATACACGCAGATCGATCAGCTCGAAAAATCCGAGGTGAAGTGGATCGATCACTCAGAGTTCAAGGAACTGTTTCCCTATTTCCTGATTCCGGGTCTGCTGTTGTTGATAACGGAATTCACGCTGGCTCAAACCCGCTTGA
Coding sequences within it:
- a CDS encoding DUF58 domain-containing protein is translated as MIGNLIDKISAPFKPAPPPEPQYRDALEISSELIQKIRDIQVKTNHLVNHMMVGEYVSAFKGHGMEFREVREYQPGDDIRRIDWNVTARLDHPFIKEYREERELTVMLMVDVSGSGGFGSHYAFKNEVAAEVASILAFAAIKNNDKVGLIVFSDQIEHFIRPQKGRAHIWNVIRTILTFEPEGHRTNLNLPLEYLLRVQKRKSIAFLISDFQAEDYMDRLRRARKKHDLVAINIIDPREVELPDAGLVQLEDAETGESLWVDTSDPAFRKRYAVEKECERRELQAALRSAGLDHIEIRSDRSLVKPIVQFFKMREKKH
- a CDS encoding BatA domain-containing protein, producing MTYFQFANPWLFLLLLAIPWMVYQHYRNRPAAFPFSSLNTLRRILPSHVSFLVQLPLILRCLAVTLIVIALARPQEGRKSTEILTHGVDIMLALDTSASMQAMDFKKRINRSIA
- a CDS encoding VWA domain-containing protein, producing the protein MSEFIDGREFDRMGMVVFGNEAFTQCPLTLDHNILQEFLSRLDIGVAGDSTAIGSAIAIAVKRLKDLESKSKVIILLTDGRNNAGSIPPRQAAEIAATFGIKIYTVGVGTHGKVPFVFDGILGRQLIMQDVEMDEESLKEIADITNGKYFRAMDTDSLKKIYTQIDQLEKSEVKWIDHSEFKELFPYFLIPGLLLLITEFTLAQTRLRRIP